A genomic segment from Planctomycetota bacterium encodes:
- a CDS encoding class I SAM-dependent methyltransferase: MPQRSFDSTITFSNSQGETGRGTLVSVARATVVFEVYNPYSVVQLSEVLSSLRILRGERPVYEGRAVVSNIVPTGVMAIVSATLVDPWQDLVGLTRGDELRDEVAQFVEDFDRTHAVLPDYQVVVGQMTAFLAELSRWLEQVEVLQLPAGERESKTELRTQELSQEIGQSLDDRLGTLMTRFEEAAAQVEPTAAVAHKNYARRQLHPYTLVSPFIHRTFTKPLGYAGDYEMVNMILAEPWEGRNTYAQVINAAILRSKGAQAHRNRVDYLNATLKSEVKRFVEQPRRMRVLNVGCGPAGELQRFVREEPLADQVEFHLLDFNEQTLAYTRGAVSKECELAGRRPSVEYIHRSVNDILREAARGALGESDGDAQTYDVVYCAGLFDYLNDKICNRLLRLFYTWCNPGGLVISTNVHPNNDVRFFLEHVLEWNLIYRDEKQMLKVAPKEGESRVMCDNTGVNVFLETRRPADGGNA; this comes from the coding sequence ATGCCCCAGCGTTCTTTCGACAGCACCATCACCTTCAGCAACAGCCAGGGCGAAACCGGTCGAGGGACGCTGGTCAGCGTTGCCAGGGCGACGGTGGTGTTCGAGGTCTACAACCCTTACTCGGTCGTGCAGCTGAGCGAGGTGCTATCGAGTCTGCGCATCCTGCGTGGCGAACGTCCGGTGTACGAAGGCCGCGCGGTCGTGAGCAACATCGTCCCGACCGGCGTGATGGCGATCGTCTCGGCGACGCTCGTGGACCCGTGGCAGGATCTGGTGGGACTGACCCGCGGCGATGAGCTGCGCGACGAGGTGGCACAGTTCGTAGAGGACTTTGATCGGACACATGCGGTGCTGCCGGATTACCAGGTCGTGGTCGGCCAAATGACCGCGTTTCTCGCGGAGCTTTCGCGCTGGTTGGAACAGGTCGAGGTGCTGCAGCTGCCCGCCGGCGAGCGGGAATCGAAGACGGAACTGCGCACGCAAGAGTTGTCCCAGGAGATCGGCCAGTCGCTCGACGATCGGCTCGGCACGCTGATGACTCGCTTTGAAGAGGCCGCCGCGCAGGTCGAGCCGACGGCGGCCGTGGCGCACAAGAACTACGCCCGGCGTCAGCTGCACCCGTACACGCTGGTCTCGCCCTTCATCCACCGCACGTTCACCAAGCCGCTGGGTTACGCCGGTGACTACGAGATGGTGAACATGATCCTCGCCGAGCCGTGGGAGGGCCGAAACACCTATGCCCAAGTCATCAACGCCGCGATCCTGCGGTCCAAAGGCGCCCAGGCCCACCGCAACCGTGTCGACTACCTCAACGCGACGCTCAAGTCGGAGGTCAAACGGTTCGTCGAACAGCCACGCCGGATGCGTGTGCTCAACGTCGGCTGCGGCCCGGCCGGCGAGCTGCAACGGTTCGTCCGCGAAGAGCCGCTCGCGGACCAGGTGGAGTTTCACCTGCTCGATTTCAACGAGCAGACGTTGGCGTACACCCGCGGTGCGGTTTCGAAGGAGTGCGAACTCGCCGGGCGTCGGCCGAGCGTGGAGTACATCCACCGTTCGGTGAATGACATCCTCCGCGAAGCCGCCCGGGGTGCGCTGGGCGAGTCCGACGGCGACGCGCAGACTTACGACGTCGTCTACTGCGCCGGCCTGTTCGACTATCTCAACGACAAGATCTGCAACCGCCTCCTGCGGCTCTTCTACACGTGGTGCAACCCCGGCGGGTTGGTCATCTCGACCAACGTCCACCCCAATAACGACGTGCGCTTCTTCCTCGAGCACGTGTTGGAGTGGAACCTGATCTACCGCGACGAGAAGCAGATGCTCAAGGTCGCGCCCAAGGAAGGCGAGTCGCGGGTCATGTGCGACAACACCGGCGTGAACGTCTTCCTCGAAACGCGGCGACCCGCGGACGGGGGCAACGCATGA
- a CDS encoding response regulator — protein sequence MTTHSPISELAILVVDDETQSLKYFEKSFGKEFRVLTAPGVDEALELVAEHGESIGLVMTDQRMPSKTGVDLLNQLRRDHPRIIRILTTAYSDLDSAIDAVNSGAIYKYVVKPWNLKDLRGTIVRALEFAALQRERDQLLREKIGVLQRLMIADRVRNFTFLAAGLGNRIRNSMCALKEFIDQAPLQVRNLEPELLEQQADFWGDIWQLARDETEQILTLIQRVSDTVAKPSYEFSNEVVIGHLVESVLTQPPALRVTGDQITIDTDQELPRLHADEQLLGSTVRRLAETAADLAGPNARLAVAVRSVEHRERPHVRIHIAVEGAAWTDTQVAEMFNPFPGQPDDRLDRQLDLLSAFFVAHHHAGQLNVHQAAPDGPGFEILLPVADQPQAQPETHEILDRVLLRYESLLT from the coding sequence ATGACCACCCACTCCCCCATCTCCGAGTTGGCCATCCTCGTCGTCGATGACGAGACACAGTCCCTGAAGTATTTCGAGAAAAGCTTCGGCAAGGAGTTCCGCGTCCTGACCGCGCCGGGCGTCGACGAAGCCCTCGAGCTGGTCGCCGAGCACGGCGAGTCGATCGGGCTAGTTATGACCGATCAACGCATGCCGAGCAAGACCGGCGTCGACCTGCTCAACCAACTCCGCCGTGACCACCCGCGGATCATCCGCATCCTCACCACCGCCTACTCCGACCTCGACAGCGCGATCGACGCGGTCAACAGCGGGGCGATCTACAAGTACGTGGTCAAGCCGTGGAACCTCAAGGATCTGCGCGGCACCATCGTTCGTGCTCTGGAGTTTGCCGCGCTTCAACGTGAACGGGACCAACTCCTCCGGGAGAAGATCGGCGTGCTGCAACGGCTGATGATCGCCGACCGCGTGCGGAACTTCACCTTCCTCGCCGCGGGGCTGGGCAATCGCATTCGCAACTCCATGTGCGCGCTCAAGGAGTTCATTGACCAGGCCCCGCTCCAGGTACGCAACCTCGAACCCGAACTGCTCGAACAGCAGGCCGACTTCTGGGGCGACATCTGGCAACTGGCCCGCGACGAGACCGAGCAGATCCTCACCCTCATCCAGCGTGTCAGCGACACCGTTGCCAAGCCGAGCTACGAGTTCTCCAACGAGGTCGTCATCGGCCATCTGGTCGAGTCGGTGCTGACCCAACCGCCGGCGCTGCGGGTCACTGGGGATCAGATCACCATCGACACAGACCAAGAGCTGCCGCGACTTCACGCCGACGAGCAGTTGCTGGGCAGCACCGTCCGGCGACTGGCCGAGACCGCGGCCGATCTCGCCGGCCCCAACGCGCGACTCGCCGTCGCGGTGCGGTCGGTCGAGCACCGTGAGCGTCCCCACGTTCGCATTCACATTGCCGTGGAAGGCGCGGCCTGGACCGACACGCAGGTCGCCGAGATGTTCAACCCCTTCCCCGGCCAGCCTGACGACCGGCTGGACCGCCAGCTCGACCTGCTCTCGGCGTTCTTCGTCGCTCATCACCACGCCGGCCAACTCAACGTTCACCAAGCCGCCCCCGATGGCCCCGGCTTCGAGATACTCCTGCCCGTCGCCGACCAACCCCAGGCCCAGCCCGAGACCCACGAGATCCTCGACCGCGTCCTGCTCCGCTACGAATCGCTGCTGACTTGA
- a CDS encoding Fe(3+) ABC transporter substrate-binding protein codes for MKHAINQMLATFALAVGVAVPAFADEVVNVYSSRHYDTDDALYDAFEEATGITVNIIEGDADALLTRIAQEGELSPADVFIAVDAGRLQLAVDKDVLASTESDVLDERIPDNLRHPDGLWFGLSKRVRVIFLSPDVPNDFVTTYAELADPKVDGGLLIRSSGNVYNQSLVASIIANDGVDAAQAWAEGIVENLARTPQGGDTDQLRALAAGEGEIAVANHYYFARLLGSDDASNRAVAEKLTLVFPNQDGRGAHVNISGAGILKNAPNRENAIKLLEFLTTVEAQELYAVANYEYPVVSGVELSDILKSFGEFEEDELNASELGENNRAAVKVMDRAGWR; via the coding sequence ATGAAACACGCCATCAACCAAATGCTGGCCACGTTCGCGTTGGCCGTAGGTGTTGCCGTTCCGGCTTTCGCTGATGAGGTCGTGAATGTCTACTCGTCACGTCACTACGACACCGACGACGCGTTGTACGACGCTTTCGAGGAAGCGACCGGCATCACGGTCAACATCATTGAGGGTGACGCCGACGCGTTGCTCACGCGGATCGCGCAGGAGGGCGAACTCTCGCCGGCCGACGTGTTCATCGCCGTCGACGCCGGGCGATTGCAGTTGGCCGTCGACAAGGATGTGCTGGCGTCGACCGAGTCGGACGTCCTCGACGAACGTATTCCCGATAACCTTCGCCACCCCGATGGCCTCTGGTTCGGGTTGAGCAAGCGTGTGCGGGTGATTTTTCTGTCTCCCGATGTGCCGAATGACTTCGTCACGACTTACGCCGAGCTGGCGGATCCCAAGGTTGACGGAGGCTTGCTGATCCGGTCGAGCGGCAATGTCTACAACCAATCGCTCGTGGCTTCAATCATTGCTAACGACGGCGTCGATGCGGCACAAGCATGGGCCGAGGGCATTGTCGAAAATCTCGCCCGTACACCCCAAGGCGGTGACACCGATCAGCTCCGTGCGCTGGCTGCCGGCGAAGGGGAGATTGCGGTGGCCAATCATTATTATTTCGCCCGGCTCCTCGGCAGCGATGACGCGAGCAATCGCGCCGTGGCCGAGAAGCTCACGCTCGTGTTCCCCAACCAAGACGGTCGTGGTGCCCATGTGAACATTTCCGGGGCGGGCATTCTCAAGAACGCCCCGAACCGCGAGAACGCGATCAAGCTGCTCGAGTTCCTCACCACGGTCGAAGCCCAAGAGCTCTACGCGGTCGCCAACTACGAGTATCCGGTCGTCAGCGGCGTCGAGCTCAGCGACATTCTCAAATCGTTCGGCGAGTTCGAGGAAGACGAGCTCAACGCCTCCGAGCTCGGCGAGAACAACCGGGCCGCCGTGAAGGTCATGGACCGGGCCGGCTGGCGGTGA
- a CDS encoding LuxR C-terminal-related transcriptional regulator has protein sequence MLETNDSQPIPGDFVRDFVDKHSTGLSDRVFEVLPYFLSGLSDRDIAKAVNRSPHTVHAYAKTIFRAFDVNSRSQLLAVAIRHLLEAQQIAESEGGSKSALASNGRDQTVTPTVASSGDKARQLTVEKGNKKRLHC, from the coding sequence ATGCTTGAGACCAACGACAGCCAACCAATCCCAGGCGACTTCGTTCGGGATTTTGTCGACAAGCACAGCACGGGACTCAGCGACCGAGTGTTCGAAGTGTTGCCCTACTTCCTCTCGGGCCTGTCTGATCGCGACATCGCCAAAGCCGTCAATCGAAGCCCGCACACGGTTCACGCCTACGCCAAGACAATTTTCCGCGCCTTCGACGTCAACTCCCGCTCTCAACTCCTCGCCGTTGCCATCCGACATCTGCTCGAAGCACAACAAATCGCCGAATCAGAAGGTGGCTCGAAGAGCGCGTTGGCATCGAACGGCCGAGACCAAACGGTGACGCCGACCGTCGCCTCGTCCGGCGACAAAGCACGGCAGTTGACGGTGGAAAAGGGCAACAAAAAACGCCTCCATTGCTAG
- a CDS encoding iron ABC transporter permease — translation MISLIVALPVLSVLLSLFAGFDENWSHLVETRLSSYLWQTFVLAVGVGIIALVTGTATAWLVTMCAFPGRAVLRWALLLPLAVPGYLAAYAYTDLLQFAGPVQTGLRETFDWGRRDYWFPPIRSVGGAIMILGFTLYPYVYLAARTAFAEQSGVALEVGRTLGRGPWRSFFRVALPLARPSIVAGLTLVVMETLADFGVADYCAVDTFATGVYRTWKGLESPTTAQQLSSVLLGFVALLVMLELLARRRAKFHQITHRQTHLRPYRLGLVRGLGALAVCLTPVVIGFGLPAGMFVHMAATTGDNRAWEVLTDHAPNTLLLAVIASLIAVVLALLVVYGRRLQQGPVTAVSKRLAGFGYAVPGTVIAVGLLVPLGWLDQRFNDLTRWLFGSTPGLILTGSIAAVVIGYQVRFLGVAIALIDGGLGRVRRGMDDAARALGAGGWRLLVRVHLPMLRASLAAALLLVFVDVAKELPATLMLRPFNFETLAVRVYQLASDERLEEASFGALAIIATGLVPVIVLSLLLDRRRSAT, via the coding sequence GTGATCTCGCTGATCGTCGCGCTGCCGGTCTTGTCCGTGTTGCTAAGTTTGTTCGCCGGGTTCGACGAGAACTGGTCGCACTTGGTCGAGACGCGTCTGTCGAGTTACCTGTGGCAGACGTTTGTCCTCGCAGTCGGGGTCGGCATCATCGCGCTGGTCACGGGTACGGCGACAGCGTGGCTGGTGACCATGTGTGCGTTCCCCGGGCGGGCGGTGTTGCGGTGGGCGCTGCTGTTGCCGCTGGCTGTGCCGGGTTACCTCGCGGCCTACGCCTACACCGACTTGCTTCAGTTTGCCGGCCCCGTGCAGACCGGGTTGCGTGAGACGTTCGACTGGGGCCGCCGCGACTACTGGTTTCCGCCGATCCGCTCGGTCGGCGGGGCGATCATGATCCTCGGGTTTACGCTCTACCCGTATGTCTACCTTGCCGCGCGCACGGCGTTCGCCGAGCAGTCGGGGGTCGCGCTGGAAGTCGGCCGAACGTTGGGGCGCGGGCCGTGGCGCAGTTTCTTCCGTGTCGCACTGCCATTGGCACGGCCGAGCATCGTCGCCGGGCTCACGCTGGTAGTCATGGAAACGCTCGCGGACTTCGGCGTTGCCGACTATTGCGCCGTCGACACCTTCGCGACCGGCGTGTACCGAACCTGGAAAGGGCTCGAATCGCCGACGACCGCGCAGCAGCTTTCGTCGGTCCTGCTCGGCTTCGTGGCGTTGCTCGTGATGCTCGAACTACTCGCACGGCGGCGGGCGAAGTTCCACCAGATCACGCACCGGCAAACGCACCTGCGGCCGTACCGGCTTGGTCTGGTGCGTGGACTCGGCGCGCTGGCCGTGTGCCTGACGCCGGTCGTGATCGGGTTCGGCTTGCCTGCAGGGATGTTCGTCCACATGGCCGCGACGACCGGCGACAACCGGGCCTGGGAAGTGCTCACCGACCACGCGCCCAACACGTTGCTACTTGCCGTCATCGCCAGCCTCATCGCGGTGGTGCTTGCGTTGCTCGTGGTGTACGGCCGTCGCCTCCAGCAGGGTCCGGTCACGGCCGTGTCCAAGCGGCTGGCGGGGTTCGGTTACGCGGTGCCGGGCACGGTCATCGCGGTGGGTTTGCTCGTGCCGCTGGGCTGGCTGGACCAGCGGTTCAACGACTTGACGCGCTGGCTCTTCGGCAGCACACCGGGCCTCATCCTCACCGGCAGCATCGCCGCGGTCGTGATCGGCTATCAGGTGCGGTTCCTCGGCGTTGCGATCGCGCTCATCGACGGCGGACTTGGGCGGGTGCGACGTGGGATGGACGACGCGGCCCGCGCGCTCGGTGCCGGCGGCTGGCGGTTACTCGTCCGCGTTCACCTGCCGATGCTCCGTGCATCGCTAGCAGCGGCGTTGTTGTTGGTGTTCGTGGACGTCGCCAAGGAACTCCCGGCCACGCTGATGCTCCGCCCGTTCAACTTCGAAACGCTGGCCGTGCGGGTGTATCAACTTGCCAGCGACGAGCGATTGGAAGAGGCGTCTTTCGGGGCGCTGGCGATCATCGCGACGGGGCTGGTGCCGGTGATCGTGCTATCGTTGTTGCTCGACCGTCGTCGGAGTGCCACATGA
- a CDS encoding Gfo/Idh/MocA family oxidoreductase, with protein sequence MERRRDVRLGIIGAGMVGHFHAQAINAMRNGEFAGVACRTAERASALVDKHGGKAYANVDALLADDAIDIVVIGTPSGTHGDLAARAAVAGKHVLVEKPMEITTARIDRIVDACDRAGVVLGAVLNRRFHPAIRAIEAALAAGRFGKLTLCSAYVKWWRTQAYYDDATWRGTRALDGGGALINQAIHTIDQLLHFAGPVRKVTALTGRVGHERIEVEDVATASLEFENGALGTIEATTAAWGSRGHPCEVHLCGTRGGAFLADDRLRHWEFAQPTDEDDRIRAELMADGAAGLGAADPGAIDPDMHRQNFEHFVEAVRGNEPLRTGAPEARRAVQLVEAVYRSAELGRPVEM encoded by the coding sequence TTGGAAAGGCGGCGCGACGTGAGGCTCGGGATCATCGGCGCGGGCATGGTCGGACACTTTCACGCGCAGGCGATCAACGCCATGCGTAACGGCGAGTTTGCCGGTGTCGCCTGTCGCACCGCCGAGAGAGCGTCCGCCCTCGTCGATAAGCACGGCGGCAAAGCCTATGCGAACGTCGATGCCCTGCTTGCCGACGACGCGATCGACATCGTCGTCATCGGCACGCCCAGCGGCACACACGGAGACCTCGCTGCCCGCGCCGCCGTCGCCGGTAAGCACGTGCTCGTCGAAAAGCCGATGGAGATCACCACCGCCCGCATCGACCGGATCGTCGACGCATGCGACCGAGCTGGCGTGGTGCTGGGTGCGGTACTGAACCGACGATTTCACCCCGCGATCCGGGCGATCGAGGCAGCCCTTGCCGCGGGGCGCTTCGGCAAGCTGACCCTGTGCAGCGCGTACGTGAAGTGGTGGCGGACCCAGGCGTACTACGACGACGCGACCTGGCGCGGCACCCGCGCGCTCGATGGCGGCGGTGCGCTGATCAATCAGGCGATCCACACCATCGACCAACTGCTGCACTTCGCCGGTCCCGTTCGGAAAGTCACCGCGCTGACCGGTCGCGTCGGGCATGAGCGCATCGAGGTCGAGGACGTGGCGACCGCGTCCCTTGAGTTCGAGAACGGCGCGCTCGGCACGATCGAAGCGACCACAGCGGCATGGGGCTCGCGCGGGCATCCCTGCGAGGTACACCTTTGCGGAACGCGGGGCGGCGCGTTTCTCGCCGACGACCGCCTGCGTCATTGGGAGTTTGCCCAGCCCACCGACGAGGACGATCGCATTCGGGCCGAGTTGATGGCCGACGGTGCCGCCGGATTGGGCGCGGCCGACCCGGGCGCGATTGACCCGGACATGCACCGTCAGAACTTCGAGCACTTCGTCGAAGCCGTCCGTGGCAACGAGCCGCTCCGGACCGGCGCTCCCGAAGCACGCCGCGCGGTGCAACTGGTCGAAGCCGTGTATCGCAGCGCCGAGTTGGGGCGTCCGGTCGAGATGTGA
- a CDS encoding ATP-binding protein: MTATPATIDTVLPFDEEQRNFAVRQARIGCWLVLLCMPLGLLLDYFVYPAELLHFFVIARLGCDVLVLPLFLLLRGDRATRHVGWIGLVWPLLPAVAITYMIAVTEGAGSPYYAGLILVIIVACVLMPYRWVEAFTVCAATLGIYLVGCLVHWLTPMSTMPTFAQLFSNLYFLSVTSLICVVSAASHFRRRQTDHALRSEVARANTNLADANERIAESYRQLSELDKLKNDFFANVSHEFRLPLTLILTPVDDLLTCKRNNVPVERGTLTLIRNNAVRLLRLINDLLDVIRLDRTKLELNIEPIDLGRFVRGSVDAMRLSAKQHGLQLNVAGDEGAVVEIDPARFERVVLNLLSNAIKFTPIGGSVSVDWSVEDYHVELRVADTGCGIPEADLGQVFERFHQVDSSSTREHQGLGIGLALTKDLVESHGGSIWANSEHGRGTTMHVRLPLAPAGTEPVATAPVRSASVDDPLNGGLVPTTHASASPDDTQQGDDRPLVLVVDDEPDMRRYLTDLLRPSCQVVEAADGEAALALIQTGSPMLVLLDLMMPKLDGRQVVRRLIEDRPPLMPKVVLLTADANPEVKLELLAEGVDDFLTKPFNAAEVRTRVANLIDRGKLERELARSNQQLSETLVELQEKEQQLIQSAKMNALGKLAAGLLHEVNNPVNYMNMAIEHARASVEDDSDLGETIRDLHDGLKQIESITSDLRAFAYPSTNLQTEDFAIGEAFRLARRMCAAMVGAARISIEGGDLHVRAPRSHLTQVLNNLMVNAAAAVPDGVDPVIRVVAVQSDDRVVVEVHDPGPGIPEEIRDRVVEPFYTTKDVGEGTGLGLSVCHTIINGWDGALTFEKTDTSFCVRFDVPAAAEPVHTTSFADYDDQKPEPEQYSPQAVNP; this comes from the coding sequence ATGACCGCCACGCCGGCCACCATCGACACCGTCCTCCCGTTCGACGAGGAGCAGCGGAACTTCGCGGTGCGTCAGGCGCGCATCGGCTGTTGGCTGGTGCTGCTCTGCATGCCGCTGGGGTTGTTGCTGGACTACTTCGTTTATCCGGCAGAGTTGCTGCACTTTTTCGTCATCGCTCGGCTGGGGTGCGACGTGCTGGTGCTGCCGTTGTTCCTGCTTTTGCGTGGCGATCGTGCCACGCGGCACGTCGGTTGGATCGGGCTGGTCTGGCCGCTGCTGCCGGCGGTCGCGATCACGTACATGATCGCCGTCACCGAAGGCGCGGGATCGCCCTACTACGCCGGGCTGATCCTCGTGATCATCGTCGCCTGCGTGCTCATGCCCTACCGGTGGGTCGAAGCATTCACCGTCTGCGCGGCGACGTTGGGGATTTACCTCGTCGGTTGCTTGGTGCATTGGCTCACGCCGATGTCGACAATGCCGACCTTCGCTCAGCTGTTTTCGAACTTGTACTTCCTGAGCGTGACGAGTCTGATCTGTGTCGTCTCTGCCGCGAGTCACTTCAGGCGACGACAGACCGACCACGCGCTGCGTTCCGAGGTCGCCCGGGCCAACACCAACCTCGCCGATGCCAACGAGCGCATCGCCGAGAGCTACCGCCAACTCAGCGAGCTCGACAAGCTCAAGAACGATTTTTTCGCCAACGTCAGCCACGAGTTTCGCCTGCCACTCACGCTCATCCTCACGCCCGTTGACGACCTGCTCACCTGTAAGCGCAACAACGTGCCCGTCGAGCGCGGCACCCTCACGCTCATCCGCAACAATGCCGTCCGTTTGCTTCGACTGATCAACGACCTGCTCGACGTGATCCGGCTGGACCGAACGAAGCTGGAGCTCAATATCGAACCGATCGACCTGGGCCGGTTCGTCCGTGGGTCGGTCGACGCGATGCGACTATCGGCAAAGCAACACGGGCTGCAGCTGAACGTCGCCGGGGACGAAGGTGCCGTGGTGGAGATCGACCCGGCCCGGTTCGAGCGTGTCGTGCTCAACCTCTTGTCCAACGCGATCAAGTTCACGCCCATCGGCGGATCCGTTTCGGTCGACTGGTCGGTCGAGGACTACCACGTCGAACTACGGGTGGCCGACACAGGTTGCGGCATTCCCGAGGCCGATCTCGGACAAGTTTTCGAACGATTCCACCAAGTCGACAGTTCCTCCACCCGCGAACATCAGGGCCTTGGCATCGGGTTGGCGCTGACCAAGGACCTGGTCGAAAGCCACGGCGGTTCGATCTGGGCCAACAGCGAACATGGCCGCGGCACGACGATGCACGTGCGGCTTCCGCTCGCCCCGGCCGGCACCGAGCCGGTCGCGACGGCACCAGTCCGGTCCGCCTCGGTCGATGACCCGCTCAACGGCGGGCTGGTTCCCACGACACACGCGTCGGCCTCTCCCGATGACACCCAGCAAGGCGACGACCGGCCGCTGGTGCTTGTCGTCGACGACGAACCGGACATGCGACGGTACCTCACCGACTTGCTGCGCCCGTCGTGCCAGGTCGTCGAAGCGGCCGACGGCGAGGCGGCGCTGGCACTCATCCAGACCGGGTCGCCAATGCTGGTCCTGTTGGACCTGATGATGCCCAAGCTCGACGGCCGACAGGTGGTGCGTCGGCTCATCGAGGACCGTCCGCCGCTGATGCCGAAGGTGGTGCTGCTCACCGCGGACGCCAACCCGGAGGTGAAGCTCGAACTGCTTGCCGAGGGCGTCGACGACTTTCTCACCAAGCCGTTCAACGCCGCCGAGGTGCGGACACGCGTGGCGAACCTGATCGACCGCGGCAAGCTCGAACGCGAACTTGCCCGGAGTAATCAGCAACTCAGCGAAACGCTCGTCGAGCTTCAGGAGAAAGAGCAGCAACTGATCCAAAGCGCGAAGATGAACGCCCTGGGCAAGCTCGCGGCCGGGCTGCTCCACGAGGTCAACAACCCGGTCAACTACATGAACATGGCCATCGAACACGCGCGGGCTTCGGTCGAGGACGACTCCGACCTCGGCGAAACGATCCGCGACCTTCATGACGGGCTCAAGCAAATCGAGTCGATCACTTCCGACCTGCGTGCCTTTGCATATCCGTCGACCAACCTACAGACCGAAGACTTTGCCATCGGCGAGGCCTTCCGACTCGCGCGGCGGATGTGTGCCGCGATGGTCGGTGCCGCCCGTATTTCGATCGAAGGCGGCGACCTGCACGTTCGTGCCCCGCGCAGCCACTTGACGCAGGTGCTCAACAATCTCATGGTCAACGCCGCCGCCGCCGTTCCCGACGGTGTGGATCCGGTGATCCGGGTTGTCGCCGTTCAGTCCGACGATCGGGTCGTGGTGGAAGTGCATGACCCCGGACCGGGCATTCCCGAGGAAATCCGCGATCGCGTGGTCGAGCCGTTCTACACAACTAAGGACGTCGGCGAGGGCACGGGGCTCGGCTTGAGCGTGTGCCACACGATCATCAACGGCTGGGATGGGGCATTGACTTTCGAGAAGACCGATACCAGCTTTTGCGTGCGGTTCGACGTGCCCGCCGCTGCCGAACCAGTACACACCACATCCTTCGCCGATTACGACGACCAGAAGCCTGAACCCGAGCAGTATTCCCCCCAGGCGGTAAACCCATGA
- a CDS encoding ABC transporter ATP-binding protein has product MTQTQTISLTVGGRVPRREPAEGEGVRVEAVSHRYGRGPMVVRDVSLHLQPGLVHCLLGDSGCGKTTLLRLIAGLEKPTRGTIAINGSSVDDARVHVSPERRPVGFVFQDYALFPHLSVRRNVMFGMTERRRYRKAAADELIGRVGMTGFENAMPHTLSGGQQQRIAIARALARNPKVMLLDEPFSGLDANLRETLRTQTLAVLRDAGVAVLMVTHDPREALVSADTVSVMRNGQIAVTGHPDDVCICATDHNGHSVIRLCSEAELADCAAT; this is encoded by the coding sequence ATGACGCAAACGCAGACGATTTCGCTGACCGTTGGCGGCCGGGTGCCCCGGCGTGAGCCGGCCGAAGGGGAGGGCGTGCGGGTCGAAGCCGTCAGCCACCGTTATGGCCGTGGGCCGATGGTCGTGCGCGACGTGTCGCTGCACTTGCAGCCGGGCCTGGTGCACTGCCTGCTCGGCGACTCGGGTTGCGGCAAGACGACGCTGCTCCGCCTGATCGCGGGGCTGGAGAAGCCGACGCGGGGGACCATCGCGATCAACGGCTCGTCGGTCGATGACGCACGGGTGCATGTCTCGCCGGAGCGTCGGCCGGTCGGTTTCGTCTTTCAGGATTACGCGCTGTTCCCGCACTTGAGCGTGCGTCGGAACGTGATGTTCGGCATGACCGAGCGCCGCCGCTATCGCAAGGCGGCGGCCGACGAACTCATCGGCCGCGTTGGCATGACCGGCTTCGAAAACGCCATGCCCCACACGCTTTCGGGTGGCCAGCAACAACGAATCGCCATCGCCCGCGCGCTGGCCCGCAATCCGAAGGTCATGCTGCTCGACGAACCGTTCAGCGGCCTCGACGCGAACCTTCGCGAGACGCTCCGCACGCAGACCCTCGCCGTTCTGCGCGACGCGGGTGTTGCGGTGCTGATGGTCACGCACGACCCCCGCGAGGCTTTGGTCTCGGCCGACACGGTGAGCGTCATGCGTAACGGCCAAATCGCGGTTACCGGGCACCCTGATGACGTGTGCATCTGCGCGACCGACCACAACGGTCACAGCGTCATCCGCTTGTGCAGCGAGGCCGAACTTGCTGATTGCGCCGCGACCTGA